A stretch of DNA from uncultured Fretibacterium sp.:
TCCCCTGCCTGAGCTGCAGCCATTCCGGCCTCAGGCTGGGGAAGGGGGGCGGCTTTTATGACCGTTTCCTCTCGGAGTACCGCGGCACGGCGATACTGGTCTGCCCGGAGCGCCTCGTTCGGGACTCCATCCCAATGGAGCCCCATGACAGAACCGTCCCACGGGTGCTGACGGAGGCGGGCCTCTACGAAAACGGCCTTCCGGTCATGTGAGGCCGTTTCAAACTTGGGTCCTTTGTCCGCTTCTGTCGTTGAATAAGTCCACGTCGTTGCAATCGTGGGTCACATATTATCTGATATGATGGAGTCGGCGCGGGGCTCGATGTCTTTCCGCTTGGTGCTCAGGGGCAGTTCGTCCATTCGACTGTTGAAGGAGAGGTTCTTGATGCTGCGAACGTTTTCCTTGTCATTGCTGCTGTTCTCGTTTTGTCTCGGCGGGGTTTCCTTTGCGTCGTCCTCGGTCCAGGAGGTGAGGGGGGACTTCAAGGCCACCACGGACCAGGCGAAGTTCGTCAAGGCTCTGGCGAAGGCCCTGGACCCCGAGTCGATGACCGTCACGTTTGTGGACGGCCCCAAGGAGAACGGGGAGATATCCGGGCTGTACCTCGACGTCGTAGGCCTCTCCGCGGGGACCGACTACCGCCTGGACCGATTCTCGCTCTCCGGCGCCCTGGTCCGCCTGACGCCGCCCGCGCAGTGGGACGTAGAGAACCTCGAGACCTTTCGCCCGTCGAAGTGGCAGGGGCTGTTCAATGCGGAGCTGCTTCTGAGGGAGAGTACGGCGCGGGAAGCCCTCGCCCTCTTCTCCCGAACCCAGGGGGACGATCAATGGAGGGACTTGTCCGTGAACTTCAGGCCAGGAAAGATCCTGCTCGAGGGGACCTACCGGGTCAACGGCGGGATGCGGGCCGTCTTTAAAATTACGACGGGCCTCGAACTGCGCCGCGGCAAACAGATCTGGCTGGCAAACCCGGAGGTCCAGATCAACAACGACGAACAGACTCAGGCCATTCGGAGT
This window harbors:
- a CDS encoding 5-formyltetrahydrofolate cyclo-ligase, translating into PCLSCSHSGLRLGKGGGFYDRFLSEYRGTAILVCPERLVRDSIPMEPHDRTVPRVLTEAGLYENGLPVM